One Halobacterium zhouii genomic region harbors:
- a CDS encoding DUF7563 family protein — protein sequence MPECQNCGSFVTPDYVRVFAPPGVESPRICPDCPDMVRDGNDVREARATRS from the coding sequence ATGCCCGAATGCCAGAACTGCGGGTCGTTCGTGACGCCGGACTACGTCCGCGTCTTCGCCCCACCGGGCGTCGAGTCCCCTCGTATCTGCCCCGACTGTCCGGACATGGTACGCGACGGCAACGACGTTCGCGAGGCCCGCGCCACTAGGTCCTGA